A window from Trichomycterus rosablanca isolate fTriRos1 chromosome 21, fTriRos1.hap1, whole genome shotgun sequence encodes these proteins:
- the me2 gene encoding NAD-dependent malic enzyme, mitochondrial produces the protein MLSRLRVSVRPCLSVCRWAHTKEKGKPLMLNPHTNKGMAFTLKERQILGLQGLLPPKIETQDVQAMRFQRNLKKMSDPLQKYIYLMGIQERNERLFYRVLMEDIEALMPIVYTPTVGLACTQYGHIFRRPKGLFISIMDQGHIRSILDNWPETNVKAVVVTDGERILGLGDLGVYGMGIPVGKLCLYTACAGIRPESCLPVCIDVGTDNETLLRDPFYMGLYRRRERSQHYDDLIDEFMEAVVDKYGQDTLIQFEDFGNHNAFRFLKKYRHRYCTFNDDIQGTASVALAGLLAAQRVVGKPITDHTVLFLGAGEAALGIANLIVMALMEDGMSQTDARKKIWMFDKYGLLVQGRSEPTDSNQEGFVHPSPGDVKSFLDAVNVLKPTAIIGVAGAGRLFTHDVIRAVGSLNERPIIFALSNPTAKAECTAEDAYTLTQGRCLFASGSPFAAVTLDDGRMLIPGQGNNAYIFPGVALAVILSGVRHISDTVFLEAAKTLAEQLTDEELNQGRLYPPLSNIREVSLQMAVKVVEFLYSKGMAFRYPEPLDKEAYVRSIVWNTEYDSFLPDIYEWPGVSHNPIVE, from the exons ATGCTGTCGAGGCTGCGCGTCAGTGTTAGGccgtgtttgagtgtgtgtcgCTGGGCACATACTAAAGAAAAGGGTAAACCGCTGATGCTCAACCCCCATACTAACAAg ggcATGGCATTCACTCTGAAGGAAAGACAGATTTTGGGACTGCAGGGACTGTTACCCCCAAAAATTGAGACTCAGGATGTGCAGGCCATGCGCTTCCAGAGGAATCTAAAGAAGATGTCAGACCCCCTGCAAAA gtacATCTACCTAATGGGGATCCAGGAGCGTAACGAACGTCTTTTTTATCGAGTGTTAATGGAGGACATTGAGGCTCTGATGCCCATTGTCTACACACCCACTGTGGGTCTCGCCTGCACCCAGTACGGGCACATTTTCCGCCGACCCAA agggtTGTTTATCTCTATTATGGATCAGGGGCACATTCGCTCCATCTTGGACAACTGGCCTGAAACTAATGTCAAG gCAGTGGTGGTGACGGATGGGGAGAGGATTTTGGGATTGGGGGATCTGGGTGTGTACGGGATGGGGATTCCTGTAGGGAAGTTGTGTTTATACACCGCATGTGCTGGAATCAGACCTGAGagctgcctgcctgtctgtattGACGTGGGAACAGATAACgag acgTTACTCAGAGATCCGTTTTACATGGGTCTGTACCGAAGGAGAGAGCGATCTCAGCACTATGATGATCTGATTGATGAGTTTATGGAGGCAGTGGTGGATAAATATGGACAGGATACACTTATACAGTTTGAGGATTTTGGCAACCACAACGCTTTTCGCTTCCTCAAGAAGTACCGGCATCGCTACTGCACGTTCAATGATGATATCCAGG gtacagcATCAGTAGCTCTGGCGGGATTGTTAGCAGCGCAGCGTGTTGTCGGAAAGCCCATCACTGATCATACAGTTCTTTTCCTGGGAGCCggagag gcAGCTCTAGGCATTGCTAACCTGATTGTCATGGCACTGATGGAGGATGGAATGAGTCAGACAGACGCTCGCAAGAAGATTTGGATGTTTGACAAGTACGGTCTGCTTGTTCAG ggTAGATCTGAGCCCACAGATAGTAATCAGGAGGGGTTTGTGCATCCTAGTCCGGGTGATGTGAAGAGTTTCCTGGATGCTGTTAATGTTCTTAAACCTACAGCCATCatcg GTGTGGCGGGGGCAGGGCGACTATTCACTCATGATGTCATCAGGGCCGTGGGCTCGTTAAATGAGCGACCAATCATCTTTGCTCTGAGCAACCCGACTGCTAAAGCTGAGTGTACTGCAGAGGAtgcatacactctcacacag ggtcgGTGTTTGTTTGCCAGTGGGAGTCCGTTTGCTGCTGTAACTCTGGATGATGGCAGGATGCTGATTCCGGGACAGGGGAACAATGCTTATATATTCCCAG gtgtggcTCTGGCAGTAATTCTAAGTGGTGTTAGACACATCAGTGATACGGTGTTCCTCGAGGCTGCAAAG ACCTTAGCAGAGCAGTTGACGGATGAGGAACTGAATCAGGGTCGTCTCTACCCTCCTCTTTCCAACATTAGGGAGGTTTCTTTACAGATGGCTGTAAAG GTGGTTGAGTTTCTGTACAGTAAAGGAATGGCGTTTCGGTACCCAGAGCCACTGGATAAGGAGGCGTATGTGAGATCCATCGTGTGGAACACAGAGTACGATTCCTTCCTCCCAGACATCTATGAGTGGCCTGGAGTCTCCCATAATCCCATAGTGGAGTAA